From the genome of Nitrospira lenta, one region includes:
- a CDS encoding c-type cytochrome, translating into MRKKMMNTSMGKKAGIVLASAFGLALFSAGPLVLSATAEEVPQGFKKGELAPEPAADMIEAGKRVYFTKCVWCHGVDGAGDGPGADRLWPRPRNFNQGTFKIRHTASGELPLFDAKKPTPGQNDLFETVTHGLPGSAMPSWEGILTEEQRLQVLAFVTTQLVKDRKFTDKQSEAQTILQLADLKPKEATEESKKRGSELIVEKKCVECHGMEGRGDGNAFNLKDDWGFSIQPANWHKCWNFRGSRQDPYNVKNIFRTFSTGVNGTPMPSFADNTSIDERWDIANFVNSLCERDPEGNPLSIDPQTDKPKVNFVLPSNPVEGEIPTDMENEAWQKTQKRLIAMGGQITHKPRNFVNRIDDLWVRSLYNEKSIVYLIEWDDRTKSMAEGKLPWAPTQVNIDVKEQDPKTGEEGSIAAHQNNYTVYNDAVAIETPVKWQDLPAPIKPRYLFGSNEQYPVDIVKWEADGSLRAFKGTGWDKDFEERDNYEENLKVLKSEWKNGRWYVMIQRPVGNKKDQDYDEDTLFEMGKYIPTVFFAWDGHNGDAGRKMAVSAFYYTFMQPPTPQEVYIYPFVIAGGIVLLEAWVLTRRANKRKGKTL; encoded by the coding sequence ATGAGGAAAAAAATGATGAATACGTCGATGGGCAAAAAAGCAGGGATCGTCCTTGCCTCGGCCTTTGGACTGGCGCTGTTCTCTGCCGGTCCGCTGGTCCTCTCGGCAACTGCTGAGGAAGTTCCGCAGGGATTTAAGAAGGGTGAGTTGGCGCCTGAACCAGCTGCAGACATGATCGAAGCCGGGAAGCGCGTCTACTTTACCAAGTGTGTGTGGTGCCATGGAGTGGATGGAGCCGGCGACGGGCCTGGGGCCGACCGGCTTTGGCCGCGTCCGCGCAATTTCAACCAGGGGACATTTAAGATCCGGCATACCGCGAGCGGCGAGTTGCCGTTGTTCGATGCCAAAAAGCCGACTCCCGGTCAGAACGATCTTTTTGAGACGGTGACCCATGGGCTGCCTGGTTCTGCAATGCCTTCCTGGGAAGGCATCCTGACGGAAGAGCAGCGGTTGCAGGTGTTGGCGTTCGTCACTACTCAATTGGTGAAGGATCGGAAGTTCACCGACAAGCAATCAGAAGCTCAGACGATTCTCCAGCTCGCCGATTTAAAGCCTAAAGAAGCGACAGAAGAAAGCAAGAAGAGAGGATCCGAGCTGATCGTTGAAAAGAAGTGCGTAGAATGTCACGGCATGGAAGGCCGTGGCGATGGTAACGCCTTCAATCTGAAGGATGACTGGGGTTTCTCGATCCAGCCTGCCAATTGGCACAAGTGCTGGAATTTCCGCGGAAGCCGTCAGGATCCGTACAATGTGAAAAACATTTTCAGGACCTTCTCGACCGGAGTCAATGGTACGCCGATGCCGTCGTTTGCTGATAACACCAGCATCGACGAGCGGTGGGACATTGCCAACTTCGTGAATTCATTGTGCGAAAGAGATCCTGAAGGGAATCCGCTCTCAATTGACCCACAGACGGATAAGCCGAAAGTCAACTTCGTGCTTCCATCAAATCCGGTGGAAGGTGAGATCCCAACGGATATGGAGAACGAAGCCTGGCAGAAAACCCAGAAGCGCCTTATCGCCATGGGTGGTCAGATCACGCATAAGCCGCGTAACTTTGTGAATCGGATCGATGATCTCTGGGTTCGGTCGCTGTATAACGAAAAGTCGATTGTCTATTTGATCGAGTGGGACGATCGTACCAAGAGTATGGCCGAAGGGAAATTGCCCTGGGCTCCGACTCAGGTCAACATTGATGTGAAGGAACAGGATCCGAAGACCGGTGAAGAAGGATCCATTGCGGCGCATCAAAATAATTACACGGTCTACAATGACGCGGTTGCGATCGAAACGCCGGTCAAGTGGCAGGATCTCCCGGCCCCGATTAAGCCGCGGTATCTATTTGGAAGCAATGAGCAATATCCTGTCGATATTGTGAAGTGGGAAGCTGACGGATCTCTCCGGGCCTTCAAGGGAACCGGCTGGGACAAGGATTTTGAAGAACGCGATAACTATGAAGAGAATCTGAAGGTTCTCAAGTCTGAATGGAAGAACGGTCGTTGGTACGTCATGATTCAGCGTCCAGTCGGAAACAAGAAGGACCAGGATTATGACGAAGACACGCTGTTCGAAATGGGGAAATACATCCCGACCGTGTTCTTTGCCTGGGATGGTCACAACGGTGATGCTGGACGCAAGATGGCCGTGTCGGCCTTCTACTACACGTTCATGCAGCCGCCGACGCCCCAGGAAGTGTATATCTATCCGTTCGTTATTGCCGGCGGGATCGTGCTGCTAGAAGCATGGGTTCTGACGCGCCGCGCAAACAAGCGGAAGGGCAAGACGCTCTAA
- a CDS encoding c-type cytochrome produces the protein MKALMSVGALVGAIALLLLVGMILDVVPSNTVRLVEGYMPIQMLLEVACFVVGFAGLSYMFSSMGMALPRFWQGIGFWAFVLLYLKFRVYPPIPFSVRAMYGTVSLVAVFMWVSANEDDWKKFKQPIMNVLDAQSGANKMLRYAYLVLIPVLVGFTSFNAMKPKSEEPVELRTVHPAPPASTKVHGKTYTLQTSQNPYRVNPEGKFDQEYSNKLIVEQGMGRLMAPNANPWDEKNQGYLKYVKEGGEIFFQNCHFCHGDNLNGRGLHAFAFNPIPANFTDPGTIAQLQETFIFWRVAKGGIGLPNEGFPWASVMPPWEQHLTVDEIWKVILFEYWHTGYYPRTWD, from the coding sequence ATGAAAGCATTGATGTCAGTCGGCGCGCTGGTAGGGGCTATTGCGCTCCTCCTGCTAGTCGGGATGATCCTCGACGTCGTCCCGTCGAATACCGTCCGCTTAGTCGAAGGCTACATGCCTATCCAAATGTTGCTTGAGGTCGCCTGCTTCGTTGTCGGCTTTGCCGGATTGAGCTATATGTTTAGCTCAATGGGCATGGCGCTTCCTAGATTTTGGCAGGGAATCGGATTTTGGGCGTTTGTGCTGCTCTATTTGAAGTTCCGCGTCTATCCGCCCATTCCGTTCAGCGTTCGGGCCATGTATGGGACGGTGTCGCTCGTTGCGGTGTTCATGTGGGTGTCCGCAAACGAGGACGACTGGAAGAAGTTTAAGCAGCCGATCATGAACGTCCTCGATGCCCAGAGTGGAGCGAACAAGATGCTCCGCTACGCGTATCTCGTTCTGATTCCAGTCCTTGTTGGTTTCACCTCCTTCAATGCGATGAAGCCAAAATCTGAAGAGCCGGTTGAGTTGCGCACGGTGCATCCGGCTCCTCCGGCCAGCACGAAAGTTCATGGCAAGACCTATACCCTCCAGACCTCCCAGAATCCTTACCGTGTCAACCCTGAAGGGAAGTTTGACCAGGAATATAGCAATAAGCTGATCGTCGAACAGGGCATGGGGCGTTTGATGGCGCCTAATGCCAATCCGTGGGATGAAAAAAACCAGGGCTATCTGAAGTACGTGAAGGAAGGCGGAGAAATATTTTTCCAGAACTGCCACTTCTGCCACGGCGACAACTTGAATGGTCGTGGCCTCCATGCATTTGCGTTTAATCCGATTCCTGCCAACTTCACGGATCCAGGCACAATCGCTCAGCTTCAGGAGACGTTCATTTTCTGGCGCGTTGCCAAGGGTGGTATCGGATTGCCGAACGAAGGATTCCCCTGGGCCTCAGTTATGCCGCCATGGGAGCAGCATTTGACCGTCGATGAAATCTGGAAGGTCATTTTGTTTGAATACTGGCACACGGGTTACTACCCACGGACCTGGGACTAA
- a CDS encoding nitric oxide reductase, whose protein sequence is MAATLLLFIAIVNYTTSFYGENRLMPVSLVMITAAAFMVAVYFPNFGALLKIGGLMFFVAAFLSGYGNWLPQVEGGFPPKEEKLEYSGMTAQQLADEGEKIIFGGVGKNKEQGAIGKGQCPLCHAFHAGMLGERAPNLNGLPERAGKERLDDPKYSKGKPAGRDYAQKEAFPGSGTAENAIEYIAESHACPNCYVVAGFGVKGTNDKESPMPSIHKPPISLSIDELVAVDTWLFVREGRDAPSFEEISKAYEKFIPEADRPKKQEEKSGPPSALMADGTEPVDQILAKAQCVSCHTIPGIPGANGTIGPKLVEGTNAPSRIKDKDYKGTAKSTSDYIMESIVSPSAYVVKPFPDNTMPKVFGQKLSAGALKKIVDYLSQVYEGKEPPKIS, encoded by the coding sequence ATGGCAGCGACGCTTCTTTTGTTCATTGCGATTGTGAACTACACGACCAGTTTCTACGGCGAGAACCGGCTGATGCCGGTGTCGCTCGTCATGATTACCGCCGCCGCGTTCATGGTGGCTGTTTATTTCCCGAACTTTGGGGCCTTGCTGAAAATCGGCGGCCTCATGTTTTTTGTGGCGGCGTTTCTTTCGGGTTACGGAAACTGGCTGCCGCAGGTCGAAGGTGGATTCCCTCCGAAGGAAGAAAAGCTTGAGTATAGTGGTATGACCGCTCAGCAGCTGGCCGATGAGGGTGAGAAAATTATCTTCGGCGGCGTTGGGAAAAATAAGGAGCAGGGTGCCATTGGAAAGGGTCAGTGTCCCCTTTGCCATGCATTCCATGCTGGCATGTTGGGTGAACGTGCGCCTAATTTGAACGGTTTGCCGGAGCGTGCTGGTAAAGAGCGACTCGATGATCCGAAGTATAGCAAGGGTAAGCCTGCTGGTCGTGACTATGCCCAGAAGGAAGCGTTCCCTGGTTCGGGAACGGCTGAAAATGCGATTGAGTACATTGCCGAATCGCACGCCTGTCCGAATTGCTATGTAGTGGCTGGTTTCGGTGTAAAGGGAACCAACGACAAAGAAAGTCCGATGCCGTCGATTCACAAGCCACCGATATCGCTCAGCATTGATGAGCTCGTTGCGGTCGATACCTGGTTGTTTGTCCGTGAAGGGCGAGATGCTCCATCTTTTGAAGAAATCTCAAAGGCCTATGAGAAGTTTATCCCAGAAGCGGATCGGCCTAAAAAGCAAGAAGAGAAGTCTGGTCCTCCGAGTGCGTTGATGGCGGACGGGACAGAGCCAGTTGATCAAATTCTTGCAAAGGCGCAGTGCGTCTCTTGCCATACGATCCCCGGAATTCCGGGTGCGAACGGCACCATCGGCCCCAAGCTGGTTGAGGGAACGAACGCGCCTAGTCGCATCAAGGATAAGGATTATAAGGGAACAGCGAAATCGACATCTGACTACATCATGGAGTCGATTGTGTCACCAAGTGCCTATGTGGTGAAGCCATTCCCGGATAATACGATGCCAAAGGTGTTTGGTCAGAAACTCAGTGCGGGAGCGCTCAAGAAGATTGTGGATTATCTCTCGCAAGTCTACGAGGGGAAAGAGCCTCCAAAGATTTCGTAA
- a CDS encoding cytochrome ubiquinol oxidase subunit I, with translation MGLVTRKKVFSIMALCAMVGLLLFPVVVSLPSLAIGADAADAEKKDDAKVEKGRDVYYKTEGIVAGAPAPKTVDGPRDYPRYNFESRVLLWFANQQHLYYGSFVLAVPIFCMVVEFMGVVTKDKALAKRYDQLAYDFIKISLTAYSLTAVLGGILIFTFLTLYPAFFGYLSSIFRPVMHIYALMFVAESGTLYIYYYGWDKMREGFLKWIHLSMSVILNIIGTLLMFLANSWIGFMMSPAGVDEQGRFLGNIWHVIHTALWNPLNLHRILGNMAFGGGVVAAYAAYKFLASKTDEDRAHYDWMGYIAMALGVAFLIPLPFAGYWLMREVYAYRQQMGITLMGGLLAWLFIIQATMIGILFLSTNYYLWQAMGRMRGAEKYQRYIKYLVFILACGYLVFITPHTMVMTPAELKAMGGQQHPVLGNYGVMSAKNGGINVIITTTVLSFVWYMRGNKVSTVSWSKFGNIFMGCFFFFAYVNIIGLAIYGYYIPANVRVGLSVPQVATTLSCLFFMFALNSVMMKGAKQMGPIEWGKISARSQYALIMLATAFTWMMGLMGYIRSSVRLFWHVNEIMRDNSPWAYTHTVGFAANMISFNVLFFWISILFVFWLGSLAAKKAPAGEKAGVPGSAPQPAGSH, from the coding sequence ATGGGTCTTGTAACCCGGAAGAAAGTGTTCTCAATCATGGCGCTCTGCGCAATGGTTGGCCTCCTTCTGTTTCCTGTGGTGGTGTCGCTTCCGTCACTGGCAATCGGTGCGGATGCGGCTGACGCAGAAAAGAAGGATGATGCGAAGGTTGAGAAGGGGCGCGACGTCTATTATAAGACGGAGGGTATTGTGGCTGGCGCGCCCGCTCCGAAGACCGTCGATGGTCCAAGGGACTATCCGCGGTACAACTTCGAGAGCCGCGTGCTTCTCTGGTTCGCGAATCAGCAGCATCTCTACTACGGCAGCTTCGTGCTTGCCGTACCGATTTTCTGTATGGTCGTCGAATTCATGGGGGTCGTGACGAAGGATAAGGCGTTGGCGAAGCGGTATGATCAGCTCGCCTATGACTTCATTAAGATCAGTCTTACGGCGTACTCCCTGACGGCTGTGCTCGGCGGTATTCTGATCTTCACCTTCCTCACTCTCTATCCTGCGTTTTTCGGTTATCTGTCCAGCATTTTCCGTCCGGTCATGCACATCTATGCGTTGATGTTCGTGGCGGAGAGCGGCACTCTCTATATCTACTACTATGGCTGGGACAAGATGCGAGAGGGATTCCTGAAGTGGATCCATCTGAGCATGTCGGTAATCTTGAATATCATCGGGACCTTGCTCATGTTCCTGGCGAATTCGTGGATCGGATTCATGATGTCGCCAGCCGGTGTGGATGAGCAGGGGCGGTTCCTCGGAAACATCTGGCACGTTATCCATACGGCCTTGTGGAATCCGCTCAATCTCCATCGAATCCTTGGCAACATGGCCTTCGGTGGCGGTGTGGTCGCGGCTTATGCGGCGTATAAGTTCCTGGCTTCAAAGACCGATGAAGATCGCGCCCACTATGATTGGATGGGTTACATCGCGATGGCGTTGGGCGTTGCGTTTTTGATCCCGTTGCCCTTTGCGGGCTACTGGCTCATGCGTGAGGTTTATGCGTATCGTCAGCAGATGGGCATTACCCTCATGGGTGGATTGCTGGCCTGGCTCTTCATTATTCAGGCGACCATGATCGGCATCTTGTTCCTGAGCACAAACTACTACTTGTGGCAGGCGATGGGCCGGATGCGCGGAGCGGAAAAGTATCAACGCTACATTAAGTATCTGGTGTTCATTCTCGCGTGCGGTTACTTGGTCTTTATTACCCCGCATACGATGGTCATGACTCCTGCGGAGTTGAAGGCCATGGGCGGACAGCAGCATCCGGTGCTAGGTAACTACGGCGTTATGTCCGCGAAGAACGGCGGCATCAACGTCATCATTACCACCACGGTGTTGAGTTTCGTGTGGTATATGCGAGGCAATAAAGTTTCGACCGTCTCTTGGTCGAAGTTTGGAAACATCTTTATGGGATGTTTCTTTTTCTTTGCCTACGTCAATATCATCGGATTGGCCATTTACGGATACTATATCCCGGCTAACGTCCGTGTCGGATTATCCGTTCCGCAGGTGGCAACCACGCTCTCCTGTCTCTTCTTCATGTTTGCCTTAAACAGCGTCATGATGAAGGGTGCCAAGCAGATGGGGCCCATCGAGTGGGGCAAGATTTCTGCCCGCTCGCAGTATGCTCTGATCATGTTGGCGACCGCCTTTACCTGGATGATGGGATTGATGGGGTACATTCGCTCATCGGTCCGCCTCTTCTGGCACGTGAATGAAATCATGCGAGACAACTCACCCTGGGCCTATACGCACACGGTCGGGTTTGCCGCCAATATGATTTCCTTTAACGTCTTGTTCTTCTGGATCAGCATTCTCTTTGTGTTTTGGCTTGGCAGCCTAGCGGCAAAGAAGGCTCCAGCTGGAGAAAAAGCCGGAGTTCCTGGAAGTGCGCCACAACCGGCTGGCAGCCACTAA
- a CDS encoding formylglycine-generating enzyme family protein: MLETRFKVVFLIVVLLFAAMPIIAILRGTTTTPFEENDAVSQVSGQPGDVTTAAEAPIDEEMVVIPAGPFLRGTDAGGLDEGPPREIFLDAFQIDRYEVTNSQYGQFASATGHRKAGPPSRYAKNVSKMRGPNQPAIYVSWDDAVAYCQWKGRRLPTEAEWEKAMRGADGRLWPWGNMEQPDGANWARVNDGFEASAPAGSFKADVSPYGVMDGAGNVMEWVQDWYAEGYYKDASDRNPSSPEYGVYRTMRGGAYTTTGGDLRLTSRSKMVPDFRDETIGFRCAMSVENGGAETANHSMKPTENQSSRESETRPK, translated from the coding sequence ATGTTGGAAACTAGATTCAAGGTTGTGTTCCTTATCGTGGTGCTGCTGTTTGCAGCCATGCCGATCATTGCCATTCTTCGTGGGACGACCACGACTCCTTTTGAAGAGAATGATGCCGTCTCCCAGGTCTCGGGGCAGCCTGGCGATGTAACTACAGCAGCCGAAGCGCCGATAGACGAAGAGATGGTCGTGATCCCTGCCGGGCCTTTTCTTCGTGGGACGGATGCGGGCGGACTTGACGAAGGGCCGCCCAGGGAAATCTTTCTCGATGCCTTTCAAATCGACCGCTATGAAGTGACCAATTCTCAGTATGGGCAGTTTGCGTCCGCTACCGGTCACCGAAAGGCTGGGCCGCCGTCGCGGTATGCCAAAAATGTGTCCAAGATGCGCGGCCCGAATCAACCTGCCATCTATGTGTCCTGGGACGATGCGGTGGCGTACTGTCAGTGGAAGGGCCGACGGCTTCCCACGGAGGCGGAATGGGAAAAGGCGATGCGAGGTGCCGACGGCCGACTGTGGCCTTGGGGCAATATGGAGCAGCCGGATGGAGCCAACTGGGCGCGCGTCAATGACGGATTCGAAGCCAGTGCTCCTGCGGGATCGTTTAAGGCGGATGTGAGTCCCTATGGAGTCATGGACGGGGCTGGAAATGTCATGGAGTGGGTCCAGGACTGGTATGCAGAGGGATATTACAAAGACGCATCAGACCGAAATCCATCGAGCCCGGAGTATGGCGTGTATCGAACGATGCGAGGGGGGGCGTACACGACGACTGGGGGCGATCTTCGCCTCACCAGTCGAAGTAAAATGGTCCCTGATTTTCGTGATGAAACGATCGGATTTCGGTGCGCAATGTCAGTGGAAAATGGTGGGGCTGAGACAGCGAATCACAGCATGAAACCTACAGAAAATCAAAGTAGTAGAGAATCAGAAACACGGCCAAAATGA
- a CDS encoding formylglycine-generating enzyme family protein, with product MENRGVLIGSIVFVFGSFILLIVGLVYESYKAKQMRELAMSIQTESRPVASLPVAHDFSMYKTRIGDEGREMVQVPAGPFTMGSNDGDPDEAPERQVFLKGFFIDRNEVTQDEYLRFAKMTKRAFPRIEVFEDDQSKVLKPELAAMSVSWDDAVAYCKWAGKRLPTEAEWEKAGRGEGQRKYPWGDKFINSVANVDGPEDGYKYLAPPGSFEAGRSPYGLHDMTGNVAEWVADTYDEHYYKKAGFRDPKGPDEGDLKVVRGGSWRETAQNARLSKRFAAKHWRNDITIGIRCASDLEPSGDTAGQ from the coding sequence ATGGAAAACAGGGGTGTGCTGATCGGGTCAATCGTCTTTGTCTTCGGGTCGTTCATTCTCCTGATCGTCGGGCTGGTCTATGAGTCGTATAAGGCCAAGCAGATGCGGGAATTGGCCATGAGCATCCAGACGGAATCCCGCCCGGTGGCGTCCCTGCCCGTTGCGCATGATTTCTCCATGTACAAGACGAGAATCGGCGATGAAGGGCGCGAGATGGTGCAGGTGCCGGCAGGGCCGTTTACGATGGGGAGTAACGATGGAGATCCGGACGAAGCACCTGAGCGGCAGGTGTTTTTGAAAGGGTTCTTTATCGATCGAAACGAAGTGACTCAGGATGAGTATCTGCGGTTTGCCAAAATGACCAAACGCGCATTCCCAAGGATCGAAGTCTTTGAGGATGACCAGTCGAAAGTCTTAAAGCCTGAATTGGCGGCGATGAGCGTCTCCTGGGACGATGCGGTTGCCTATTGTAAGTGGGCTGGTAAACGACTGCCGACAGAGGCTGAGTGGGAGAAAGCCGGGCGCGGGGAGGGGCAGCGAAAATATCCCTGGGGTGACAAATTCATAAATAGCGTGGCCAACGTAGATGGGCCTGAAGATGGATACAAGTATCTGGCGCCTCCGGGCTCATTTGAGGCCGGGCGGAGTCCTTACGGATTGCACGATATGACCGGCAATGTTGCCGAATGGGTCGCAGATACGTATGACGAGCACTACTATAAAAAGGCCGGGTTTCGTGACCCGAAAGGGCCTGATGAGGGCGATCTGAAAGTGGTGCGCGGGGGATCCTGGAGGGAGACCGCGCAAAATGCCAGGCTCTCCAAGCGGTTTGCGGCCAAGCATTGGCGGAATGACATCACGATCGGAATCCGTTGCGCGAGCGATTTGGAGCCGAGCGGCGATACGGCCGGTCAGTAG
- a CDS encoding DUF3047 domain-containing protein, with amino-acid sequence MNGRMVWSAVALASVALCVGAVTTESAYAENQVLVLEDFQGKEADGFPSSWDHENQRSHSKGRDAYKVQTENGVNFLSAKDAGQRIKKKKIDWDPKAYPVLTWRWRLLKAPAGTDQIAAIYASLDTDLMFIPVFTKYVWSGTKPEGTLTEGGMFSGSEIVMQSGTKDVGQWFEERVNVYEDFKRLHQHEPAPKAWGISIIAAPGVEIDFGSLVASPAK; translated from the coding sequence ATGAACGGTCGGATGGTGTGGAGTGCAGTGGCGTTGGCGAGTGTGGCGCTGTGTGTCGGAGCCGTCACCACGGAGTCCGCGTATGCGGAGAACCAAGTCTTGGTGTTGGAAGATTTTCAAGGGAAAGAAGCCGATGGGTTTCCTTCGTCTTGGGATCACGAGAACCAGCGCAGCCATTCCAAAGGGCGTGACGCCTATAAAGTACAGACGGAAAACGGCGTAAATTTCTTATCGGCCAAAGATGCCGGACAGCGTATCAAGAAGAAAAAGATCGACTGGGATCCGAAGGCCTATCCGGTGCTCACCTGGCGCTGGCGCTTATTAAAGGCACCGGCGGGAACGGATCAAATTGCGGCGATCTATGCTTCCCTTGATACCGATCTGATGTTTATCCCGGTGTTCACTAAGTATGTCTGGAGCGGGACCAAGCCGGAAGGGACGCTGACGGAAGGCGGCATGTTCAGCGGGTCTGAGATCGTCATGCAGAGCGGGACCAAAGACGTCGGCCAGTGGTTTGAAGAGCGTGTGAATGTCTATGAGGACTTCAAGCGCTTACATCAACATGAGCCGGCGCCTAAAGCGTGGGGCATTTCGATCATTGCCGCGCCCGGGGTTGAGATTGATTTCGGCTCGCTGGTGGCCAGTCCTGCCAAGTAA
- a CDS encoding cytochrome ubiquinol oxidase subunit I, which produces MRRRSWMTGSMIAVVVCVTILAALVPVIGNGPSLSFAEGTADLYFGTEGTPQGPPAPGPHETVYSRIGSFDSRLLVWFVTQQHTYFGGFVLALPLFCALLEFAGLITKKPALSLRYDGLARDLAKVALLALSVTAVVGSLMLSMFIYFYPSFMKYMGGTFKSFMPAYAIVFVGEALLLIVYYYSWNRMAEPGLKWIHAAIGILTNIFGTSLLLLANAWSAFMMAPAGVDAQGRFLGNVWHLLHSALWNPLNVHRFLADIMSGGAVVLAYACYRFFTSKTSEERAYYDWVGYIFLFVTVCALLPMPIAGYWLMRSVYAFSQSMGVTMMGGLLTWLFVVQALLIGALLLGINYYIWQSMARIKGGERYQSYYQFLLGVLTLALFIWLTPHTVLMSGAEVKAMGGAQHPVVGNYGVMSAKNGAVNVMILITALSFLYYRRANRTMTVSWVKTGNLLIGTLYTVGLVNVIWLSIYGFYLPAKVRVGLSSPQAFTTLTVILAGVVINRFMLRGSIVHGPVQWGKISVRGMVGLFGLAAAFTWVMGLMGYIRSSGRLSWHVSELMADVSPWAFTPDLEFAAKMVTLNMIVFWGAVFALFWMCQRGQQPVMGEEFFEEQAPALAPSSSQEASS; this is translated from the coding sequence ATGCGTCGTCGCAGCTGGATGACCGGTTCCATGATCGCAGTGGTGGTGTGTGTCACGATTCTGGCCGCGCTCGTGCCCGTGATCGGGAATGGACCGAGTCTGTCGTTCGCCGAGGGCACCGCGGATTTGTACTTTGGCACAGAGGGGACGCCACAGGGTCCGCCGGCTCCGGGACCTCATGAGACCGTCTATTCACGGATCGGTTCATTCGATAGCCGGCTCTTGGTCTGGTTCGTGACGCAGCAGCATACCTACTTCGGCGGATTCGTCCTCGCGCTGCCGTTGTTTTGTGCCTTGCTGGAGTTTGCCGGGCTGATCACGAAGAAGCCGGCCTTGTCGCTGCGCTATGACGGCTTGGCCAGAGACTTGGCGAAGGTCGCGTTGCTGGCGCTCTCGGTGACCGCGGTGGTCGGAAGCCTCATGCTGTCCATGTTCATTTACTTCTACCCGTCGTTCATGAAGTATATGGGCGGGACGTTCAAGTCGTTTATGCCGGCGTATGCCATCGTGTTTGTCGGAGAGGCGTTGCTGCTGATCGTCTATTACTACAGCTGGAATCGGATGGCGGAACCCGGGCTGAAGTGGATCCATGCCGCGATCGGCATCCTGACGAATATCTTCGGCACATCATTGTTGTTGCTGGCAAACGCCTGGTCGGCGTTTATGATGGCGCCAGCCGGTGTCGATGCGCAGGGTCGGTTTCTCGGGAACGTCTGGCACTTGCTCCACTCCGCTCTCTGGAATCCCCTCAACGTTCACCGATTCCTCGCGGACATTATGTCGGGCGGCGCGGTGGTGCTGGCCTATGCGTGCTATCGGTTTTTCACCAGCAAAACCAGTGAGGAGCGGGCCTATTACGATTGGGTCGGCTATATCTTTTTGTTCGTCACTGTTTGCGCGTTACTGCCGATGCCTATCGCAGGCTATTGGCTTATGCGCTCGGTGTATGCCTTCAGCCAGAGCATGGGCGTGACCATGATGGGCGGGTTGTTGACCTGGCTCTTTGTCGTACAGGCGTTGTTGATCGGCGCGCTGCTCTTAGGGATCAACTACTACATCTGGCAGAGTATGGCGCGCATCAAGGGCGGGGAGCGCTACCAGTCCTACTATCAATTTCTGCTCGGCGTACTGACGCTGGCGCTGTTCATCTGGTTGACGCCGCATACGGTTTTGATGTCAGGGGCGGAAGTGAAAGCGATGGGCGGAGCCCAGCACCCGGTGGTCGGGAACTACGGGGTGATGTCGGCGAAGAACGGCGCGGTGAATGTGATGATTCTGATCACGGCGCTCAGTTTCCTCTACTATCGGCGGGCCAATCGAACGATGACGGTGTCCTGGGTGAAGACGGGGAATCTTCTGATTGGAACCTTGTACACGGTGGGTCTCGTGAATGTGATCTGGCTGTCGATCTACGGATTCTATTTGCCCGCGAAGGTTCGTGTGGGACTGTCTTCGCCGCAGGCCTTTACGACATTGACGGTGATCCTGGCGGGTGTCGTGATCAACCGTTTCATGCTGCGGGGCTCGATTGTGCATGGTCCCGTGCAATGGGGAAAGATCTCGGTGCGTGGCATGGTGGGGCTCTTCGGCTTGGCGGCGGCGTTCACCTGGGTGATGGGGTTGATGGGCTACATTCGATCGTCCGGACGCCTGTCCTGGCACGTCAGCGAGCTGATGGCCGATGTCTCTCCCTGGGCCTTTACTCCGGATCTGGAGTTCGCGGCGAAGATGGTCACGTTAAACATGATCGTATTTTGGGGGGCGGTGTTCGCGCTTTTTTGGATGTGTCAGCGCGGACAGCAGCCGGTGATGGGAGAAGAGTTTTTCGAGGAGCAGGCGCCAGCGTTGGCTCCCTCGTCTTCGCAAGAAGCCTCATCGTAA
- a CDS encoding PCP reductase family protein, whose translation MLTCGCGRWMHTEGIEERAYDDGALQWFIRSECRGCGLKVGVDVPAGQMHGLVDRLTWTDDALHRLERMPPYLAPLFRGEVEQDLRTRGERVVTYDVLLRPRTGERIEWDAEAERRLDRVPAPVRAMAKVELERTAADRGQTRITVALMEELKAKYFGMAAQKS comes from the coding sequence ATGTTGACCTGTGGCTGTGGGCGCTGGATGCATACCGAGGGTATTGAAGAGCGAGCCTATGACGACGGGGCGCTGCAGTGGTTCATTCGATCGGAATGTCGCGGCTGCGGGCTCAAGGTCGGCGTGGATGTTCCGGCCGGACAGATGCATGGATTGGTCGACCGTCTGACGTGGACGGATGACGCGTTGCATCGGCTTGAACGCATGCCGCCGTATTTGGCGCCGCTGTTTCGGGGTGAGGTCGAGCAGGATCTGCGGACGCGCGGTGAACGCGTGGTGACGTACGATGTGCTGCTCCGTCCGCGCACCGGTGAACGCATCGAGTGGGATGCCGAGGCGGAACGGCGTCTGGATCGGGTGCCGGCTCCCGTCCGCGCAATGGCCAAAGTCGAGCTGGAACGAACGGCGGCTGATCGCGGACAGACCAGGATCACCGTCGCGCTGATGGAAGAACTCAAGGCGAAGTATTTCGGGATGGCGGCGCAGAAATCGTGA